Proteins encoded within one genomic window of Streptomyces kaniharaensis:
- a CDS encoding NAD(P)-dependent oxidoreductase, translating into MTGTIGFVGLGAMGRGMADSLLRAGHVVRVWNRSPEPVAALAARGAEPAGTLAEVFAADTVVSMLADDETVERLVLDRALLAGAAATLHVNMATVSLALAGRAEAAHAEHGIGYVAAPVLGRPPVAAAGQLNILAAGEPALLARAEPLFAAMGQRTWHFGDRPRQANTAKIGANFLLACAIESMAEACSLAEANGVRPTDLIELLTATLFPGPVYTGYGAMVAERRYEPAGFRLPLGLKDVGLALDAGAASTVPLPFGGVLRDAFLDALAHGDGDKDWAAVAAVARRRAGLPD; encoded by the coding sequence ATGACCGGGACGATCGGCTTCGTGGGGCTGGGCGCGATGGGCCGGGGCATGGCCGACAGCCTGCTGCGGGCCGGCCACGTCGTACGGGTCTGGAACCGTTCACCCGAGCCGGTGGCCGCCCTGGCGGCCCGGGGCGCCGAGCCGGCCGGCACGCTCGCCGAGGTGTTCGCCGCCGACACCGTGGTGTCCATGCTCGCCGACGACGAGACGGTCGAGCGGCTGGTGCTCGACCGCGCCCTGCTGGCGGGCGCGGCGGCGACCCTGCACGTCAACATGGCCACCGTCTCCCTCGCGCTCGCCGGGCGCGCCGAGGCCGCGCACGCCGAGCACGGCATCGGCTACGTCGCGGCGCCCGTCCTCGGCCGGCCCCCGGTCGCCGCCGCCGGGCAGCTGAACATCCTGGCCGCGGGCGAGCCGGCCCTTCTGGCCCGCGCCGAGCCGCTGTTCGCCGCGATGGGGCAGCGCACCTGGCACTTCGGCGACCGTCCGCGCCAGGCCAACACCGCCAAGATCGGCGCCAACTTCCTGCTGGCCTGCGCGATCGAGTCGATGGCCGAGGCGTGCAGCCTGGCCGAGGCCAACGGCGTCCGCCCGACCGACCTGATCGAACTGCTCACCGCCACCCTCTTCCCCGGGCCGGTCTACACGGGCTACGGCGCGATGGTGGCCGAACGCCGCTACGAACCGGCCGGGTTCAGGTTGCCGCTGGGACTCAAGGACGTCGGCCTCGCACTGGACGCCGGGGCCGCCTCGACCGTCCCCCTCCCGTTCGGCGGTGTCCTGCGGGACGCCTTCCTGGACGCGCTCGCGCACGGGGACGGCGACAAGGACTGGGCCGCCGTCGCGGCCGTCGCCCGCCGCAGGGCGGGCCTGCCCGACTGA
- a CDS encoding YunG family protein yields MTAWTLNDIERAIRSSWGVDTCAPEDLAHWRPDNPARGQAGVTAMVVHDLLGGELMMGEVRAGGVRTDLHWWNRSAAGIEIDLTHEQFGPDELVGPGRPVARPARPGRLHAQYVLLRHRVAIELERGRTRLPERACA; encoded by the coding sequence ATGACGGCGTGGACCCTCAACGACATCGAACGTGCGATCCGCTCCTCCTGGGGTGTCGACACCTGTGCGCCCGAGGACCTGGCCCACTGGCGTCCCGACAATCCCGCCCGCGGCCAGGCCGGCGTGACGGCGATGGTGGTGCACGACCTGCTCGGCGGCGAGCTGATGATGGGCGAGGTGCGCGCCGGCGGTGTCCGGACGGACCTGCACTGGTGGAACCGCTCCGCCGCCGGCATCGAGATCGACCTCACCCACGAGCAGTTCGGGCCGGACGAGCTGGTCGGCCCCGGCCGCCCGGTCGCCCGCCCGGCCCGCCCCGGCAGGCTGCACGCCCAGTACGTGCTGCTGCGCCACCGGGTGGCCATCGAGCTGGAGCGCGGCCGGACGCGGCTGCCGGAGCGCGCCTGCGCGTGA